The Euphorbia lathyris chromosome 2, ddEupLath1.1, whole genome shotgun sequence genome includes a window with the following:
- the LOC136217428 gene encoding protein TILLER ANGLE CONTROL 1, producing MKIFNWMQKRFHHKDENKSELKQVALVDEFDGILTIGTLGFDPLKPFNQHNEYIVLEEDDIDYSDQELHSESDDDDDDVDISNVNGGNEDEDEDEDEEEEENPLIYTRFQHNFDKSDEKMGINSSGEECDVERKEKGERITLAELFMADSEMKKEELAFVEIIETTKKLAKKPPKNGLSFAKKFIPHVGEDSRPIKKIHQLMKRMLKRKIHPEVEGKDNPRETTQVSFSKGNEISESVFLLPTHPAAGPTV from the exons ATGAAG ATTTTCAATTGGATGCAGAAGAGGTTTCATCATAAAG ATGAGAACAAGTCAGAATTAAAGCAAGTGGCTTTAGTGGATGAGTTTGATGGGATTTTAACAATTGGGACATTAGGGTTTGACCCTTTAAAGCCTTTTAATCAACATAATGAATATATTGTTTTAGAAGAAGATGACATTGATTATAGTGATCAAGAACTTCATAGTGaaagtgatgatgatgatgatgatgtggATATTAGCAATGTTAATGGAGgaaatgaagatgaagatgaagatgaagatgaagaagaagaagaaaacccTTTGATTTATACAAGATTTCAACACAATTTTGATAAATCTGATGAGAAAATGGGGATAAATTCAAGTGGGGAAGAGTGTGATGttgaaagaaaagagaaaggagAAAGAATAACACTAGCAGAATTATTCATGGCGGATTCTGAGATGAAAAAGGAAGAGCTTGCTTTTGTTGAAATTATTGAAACCACCAAAAAATTAGCTAAAAAACCTCCCAAAAATGGTCTTTCTTTTGCCAAGAAGTTCATACCTCATGTTGGAGAGGATTCACGTCCGATCAAGAAAATTCACCAG CTGATGAAGAGGATGTTGAAGAGAAAGATTCATCCAGAAGTTGAAGGAAAGGACAATCCAAGAGAGACAACACAAGTGAGTTTTAGCAAAGGAAATGAAATCAGTGAGTCTGTTTTTCTGCTCCCAACTCACCCTGCTGCAG GTCCTACCGTATGA